Proteins from one Pyrobaculum neutrophilum V24Sta genomic window:
- a CDS encoding NAD(P)-dependent oxidoreductase, which translates to MRVGVVGLGIMGAPMAMHLHKAGLLAAVYNRTRSKAEPFQKLGVYVADSPADLARRVDVAIIMVSDAPDVEQVLFGQGGVVEGARPGLVVVDMSTNSPDWARRFAERLAKHGIKFLDAPVTGGQKAAVEGTLTIMVGGDEALFRQLEPVFKAFGKTIVYAGPVGYGQAMKLVNQIVIALNTVAMVEGLRLAKALGLDLEKVAQVLSSGSARSGSIELYLPKLLRGDMSPGFKAAHLKKDLAYALELAHRMNLFVPGASLALELYKKMVERGLGELGIHALGEIY; encoded by the coding sequence ATGAGAGTTGGCGTAGTGGGTCTGGGAATCATGGGGGCGCCCATGGCCATGCACCTCCACAAGGCCGGCCTCCTAGCGGCGGTCTACAACAGGACTAGGTCTAAGGCCGAGCCGTTCCAGAAACTCGGCGTATATGTGGCCGACTCGCCTGCCGACCTCGCCAGGAGGGTGGACGTGGCGATAATCATGGTGTCGGATGCGCCTGATGTTGAACAGGTGTTGTTTGGGCAGGGCGGGGTGGTGGAAGGCGCTAGGCCCGGCCTTGTCGTGGTGGACATGTCGACGAACTCCCCCGATTGGGCGCGGAGGTTCGCCGAAAGGCTGGCGAAACACGGGATAAAGTTCCTCGACGCGCCGGTGACGGGCGGGCAGAAGGCGGCTGTGGAGGGCACCTTGACGATAATGGTCGGCGGAGACGAGGCCCTCTTCCGGCAGCTGGAGCCGGTATTTAAGGCATTTGGGAAAACGATAGTGTACGCGGGGCCCGTGGGCTACGGCCAGGCTATGAAGCTGGTCAACCAGATCGTGATCGCGTTAAACACCGTGGCGATGGTGGAGGGGCTACGTCTCGCGAAAGCCCTTGGCCTAGACCTAGAGAAGGTGGCCCAGGTCCTGTCCAGCGGGTCGGCTAGATCCGGGTCGATAGAGCTTTACCTGCCGAAGCTCCTGCGGGGCGATATGTCTCCAGGCTTCAAGGCGGCCCATCTAAAGAAGGACCTGGCCTACGCCTTGGAGCTCGCCCACAGGATGAACCTCTTCGTGCCGGGCGCCTCCCTAGCCCTTGAGCTGTATAAAAAGATGGTGGAGAGGGGGCTGGGCGAGCTCGGCATACACGCGCTGGGAGAGATATACTAG